GGGAGCCCCTGCGCCCGCTCGCTGCCTGCGCTCATCCGTTCGCGAAAAGCCCTGCCCGGCCTCCAGGGATCCGTTCCCGAAGAGGCCGTGCACCGAGAGGGCCGATGCACCCCGACCGGCGAGGCGCCCGAACGAGGCGTACCCGCTGCGGTACGGCGAGGGAGGGCAACGAAGCCGGCGGGGATGCAGGGGTTCTCGAATGCCGGGATCTGAGGGAATGGGCCCCTGGAGGCCGGTGCTCCGGGTCCCCTCCCGTGTTGCCGCCGGCGTCTGCGCACTCGATCCCGGCGCCCGCGCAACAGGGCGCCACGCCTGAGCGGAGCAGGCGCAGCCGTGCAGGTTGACCGCACGGCGAGCCACGAACGGAGCCCCCCTCCGAGGCTGCGGAGCAAGACCTGCGCCCGTGCTCGGAGGGCGCCCCCGCGAGCCAGGGTCCCCGTCGGGACGGAGGAGCAAGACCCCCCTCCGAGGAGCGAGACCCGCGCCCGGACCCGGCTCCGCCGCGGGCCCCTTTCCTCTCGGGAAAAACCTTTCGCACGGTTCGTTCCGGGGTTCTCTTCAGCGACCGGAACCGGTCCGGGAGAAGGCGGCTTCGACCCGGCGCGCGATCCGCTTCCGGCCCTGCTTCGTCAGCGGAAGGCCGTCGACCCGCTCAAGAAGGAGGTTCCTGTCCGCGTATCCCCGCCGGATGACCTCGAGGTTGAATGTCAGGTCCTTTTCCCTTCCTGCGACGTACTTCGACAATACGAGGTCGTGCACGTCGAGACACCACCCGATGGCGCCCATGGTGTTATCGTTCTGGATCTTGACCAGTCGCTGTTCCCATCCCGCCGGAAGGACCGCGGTGTCCAGGCCGACCCCGTTTCCGTAATAGCCGAAGGTATCGTGGAACAGAGAGCCTTCGCCGATGGAGCCTTCGACCAGCTCGGCGAGTTCCGGCCTGTTCTTCGGGATCACATCCGCTTCGACGGACGTCAGGAGCGACAGGGGGGCGTCGGGGAATTGCCCCAGGATCGCCTGGCTTCCGATCACGATGATTTCCCGGTCGTCGGCGATGCTCGATGCCGCTCGAATGACATGCTCAAGCTGGCTTCTTCGCAAAGAATATCCTCCTCTCCCTCGGGCTGAGAATGCCGGTGAAGGGGGTCGAGTGGCGAAGCCTTTCCGATTCTTCCGATGTGCCGCACAGGACGCGGACGGTTTCCTCGATCCCCCCGGCAAGAATCGCTTCCCACTCCCGGAAGGCGTGAACGTCGACGCCCTGCCGCCGCCAGCGCCGGATGTTCTCCTTCGCCCTCTCGTGGATGCGCGGGTCCTTCCGCAGTTTTTCCGCGATGGCTCGGTGCATGGCCAGGCTGCGCCGGTCGATCTTCCGGTGGCCGGCGCCCGGCGTCCCGTGCGATGGAGCCGTGGCGGCCCGCGTTTCCCGCCGCGCCAGGTCGAGAAGTTCCTCTTCCCGCTCGTCGAGGTAGCGGGCGAGCGCCTCCTTGACATAATGGGACTTGCTCCGGCGGGTCTCCCGGGCAAGCCTCGTAAGCCGCGCTTCCAGTTCCGGGCTCAGGCGAATGGCGAGCATGGGGCACCTCCTATGTAATACATGTAATACAATCTTACTCCGGTTCGTCCGTTCCCGCAAGCCGGCGCGAAAGATCCAGCCGGCGCTCCCCCGTCGGGAGAGTGCAGGTGACCGGGGCCCCTGGCTCGCGGGGGATT
This genomic interval from Candidatus Deferrimicrobiaceae bacterium contains the following:
- a CDS encoding ribbon-helix-helix domain-containing protein encodes the protein MLAIRLSPELEARLTRLARETRRSKSHYVKEALARYLDEREEELLDLARRETRAATAPSHGTPGAGHRKIDRRSLAMHRAIAEKLRKDPRIHERAKENIRRWRRQGVDVHAFREWEAILAGGIEETVRVLCGTSEESERLRHSTPFTGILSPRERRIFFAKKPA
- a CDS encoding DUF6036 family nucleotidyltransferase, with the translated sequence MRRSQLEHVIRAASSIADDREIIVIGSQAILGQFPDAPLSLLTSVEADVIPKNRPELAELVEGSIGEGSLFHDTFGYYGNGVGLDTAVLPAGWEQRLVKIQNDNTMGAIGWCLDVHDLVLSKYVAGREKDLTFNLEVIRRGYADRNLLLERVDGLPLTKQGRKRIARRVEAAFSRTGSGR